From a region of the Gemmatimonadota bacterium genome:
- a CDS encoding RNA methyltransferase, whose protein sequence is MRILTLARDLTRRKAREKSGLFVAEGIRTVEELLASRLRISGAITCDLLDRTARGAALAAQLHARDVDVIRVSEREFLTASDTEHPQGVLAVAEQPVETLDELELPAVARLLVLDGIQDPGNVGTMLRTAAALGVTATLVLPGTVDPWNAKVVRSAVGIQFRHRTISCTEEALVAFLGRTAVPMWGAALEGRPVEELKPPARLALVVGNEGAGLKASVRDACEGLVALPMAPGVESLNVAVAAGIALYALRPRS, encoded by the coding sequence ATGCGAATATTGACCCTAGCGCGGGACCTGACACGCCGCAAGGCGCGCGAGAAGAGCGGGCTCTTCGTCGCGGAGGGGATCCGCACCGTTGAGGAGCTTTTGGCGTCGCGCCTGCGCATCAGTGGCGCGATCACCTGCGACCTCCTCGACCGCACGGCGCGCGGGGCGGCGCTCGCCGCGCAGCTGCACGCGCGCGACGTGGACGTGATCCGGGTGAGTGAACGCGAGTTCCTCACGGCGAGCGACACCGAGCATCCGCAGGGCGTGCTCGCGGTCGCGGAGCAGCCGGTCGAGACGCTCGATGAACTGGAGCTCCCGGCGGTGGCGCGCCTCCTCGTGCTCGACGGCATCCAGGATCCCGGCAACGTGGGCACGATGCTGCGCACCGCCGCGGCGCTCGGCGTGACGGCGACGCTCGTGCTGCCCGGGACGGTGGATCCGTGGAACGCGAAGGTGGTGCGGAGCGCGGTGGGGATCCAGTTCCGCCACCGGACGATCTCCTGCACGGAGGAGGCGCTGGTGGCGTTCCTCGGCCGTACGGCGGTGCCGATGTGGGGGGCGGCGCTGGAGGGACGGCCGGTGGAGGAGTTGAAGCCGCCGGCGCGGCTCGCGCTGGTGGTCGGGAACGAGGGGGCCGGGCTCAAGGCCTCGGTGCGTGACGCCTGCGAGGGGCTGGTCGCCCTTCCGATGGCCCCGGGCGTGGAGTCGCTCAACGTCGCGGTGGCCGCCGGCATCGCCCTCTACGCCCTGAGACCGCGTTCGTGA
- a CDS encoding prepilin peptidase, which yields MTLPFLLPVLWIGASIGSFLNVCISRWPAELSVVAPRSRCPRCERPIAWYDNIPLLSWLILRGKCRGCALPISVQYPLIEATVAAIWVWAVVAYGPTLTALRIAIAATILLGIAITDLLHYVIPDGFTVTGFVLGLVFPVVAMFGFEQGPFAGPWDAFVGACTGAGLIAIVGWLGEVALRKEAMGQGDVTLMAFVGALVGPGRALLTVFVAAALASVAFLVVVAPVAYVRAKRKQVEFELPLVPFGVFLAPAGMLTLLWGNTLIDWYIATLLG from the coding sequence GTGACCCTTCCGTTCCTCCTGCCCGTCCTCTGGATCGGCGCCTCGATCGGCTCCTTCCTGAACGTATGTATCTCGCGCTGGCCCGCCGAGCTCTCGGTGGTCGCGCCGCGCTCGCGCTGCCCGCGCTGCGAGCGCCCCATCGCCTGGTACGACAACATCCCGCTGCTGAGCTGGCTAATCCTGCGCGGGAAGTGCCGCGGCTGCGCCCTGCCGATCAGCGTCCAGTACCCGCTCATCGAGGCGACGGTCGCGGCGATCTGGGTGTGGGCGGTGGTGGCGTACGGGCCCACGCTCACCGCGCTGCGGATCGCCATCGCCGCGACGATCCTCCTCGGCATCGCGATCACCGACCTGCTGCACTACGTGATCCCCGACGGCTTCACGGTCACCGGCTTCGTGCTCGGACTGGTGTTCCCAGTCGTCGCGATGTTCGGGTTCGAGCAGGGGCCGTTCGCCGGCCCGTGGGATGCGTTCGTCGGCGCGTGCACGGGAGCCGGCCTGATCGCCATCGTCGGCTGGCTGGGCGAGGTCGCGCTCCGCAAGGAGGCGATGGGGCAGGGGGACGTGACGCTCATGGCGTTCGTGGGCGCGCTGGTCGGGCCGGGGCGCGCGCTGCTCACGGTGTTCGTCGCGGCGGCCCTCGCGAGTGTCGCCTTCCTCGTCGTCGTCGCGCCCGTCGCGTATGTTCGGGCGAAGCGGAAGCAGGTGGAGTTCGAACTCCCGCTCGTGCCGTTCGGCGTCTTCCTCGCGCCGGCCGGCATGCTCACGCTGCTCTGGGGTAACACCCTCATCGATTGGTACATCGCCACGCTCCTCGGCTGA